CGAGCAGCAGTTGGACACTGCCTACAAATTGATGGAAAACCTGGGTATGCATGCCGTGAAAACGGGCTATGTGGGTAAGATCATCCCTAAAGGAGAGTACCACCATGGTCAGTGGATGGTGAACCATTACAGAAAGGTACTGGAAACGGCTGCAAAGCATAAGGTAGCGGTCAATGCCCACGAACCTATAAAGCCTACGGGCATCAGAAGGACATTGCCTAACGCTATTTCGCGTGAAGGGTTAAGAGGTCAGGAGTTCAATGCCTGGTCAGTTGAAGGAGGAAACCCGCCGTCTCATTTACCAACGGTGGCCTTCACAAGAATGCTGGCAGGCCCGATTGATTACACGCCGGGGATCTTTAACATTAAGCTAAACCCATGGAAGGAAAACAGTCAGGTAAACACAACCCTTGCCCAGCAATTGGCTCTTTATGTGGTGATCTACGGGCCGGTACAAATGGCCGCCGACTTACCGGAAAACTATGAAGGAAATGCTGCCTTTCAGTTCATCCGTGATGTTGGGGTAGACTGGGAAGAGTCTAAGGTGCTGAATGGCGAGGTTGGTGATTATGTAACCATTGCCAGAAGAGAGCGAAATACCCATAAATGGTTTATCGGATCAATCACAGATGAGAACCCCCGTGAGCTGACGGTTGACCTTAGCTTTCTGGATAATGGACAGTCTTACACTGCAACAATCTATGCAGATGCGGCGGATGCTCATTGGGATGATAACCCAACGGCTTATGAAATCACTTCTAAAACGGTAACCAGTAAAGATAAGCTGGACCTTAAACTTGCCCCGGGCGGAGGTGCGGCCATCAGCCTGGTGCCTGTAGCCAAGTAAATAAAATATTTTTCAAGAACGGCCTTACTAAATTTGATATTTGGTAAGGCTTTTTTTGCCATTAAGCAGCTTATACTGGATCAAGCGAAATTTCTGGGGAGCCCCTAACACTTTCACCTCTTTGCTGACAGACAGTTGTTAATAGCAGTCGGCAAAAGCAGTAGACAAAGGCGTATAATATAACAATAAGCTCGGTTCACTGATTTTCAGTAGCAAGTTTCACTTTACTTGTTTTACTCCTCAATCCATTTACTCCACAGGTTTAACGTTTGATCCCTTATACTACACCGTAATCGCGAGGAGGCACGACGAAGTCATCGCCCAATTCGGAGCACTGACCGATTTAGCACCTCGAATTACAGTTCACCATTTACTATTCACCCAATTCACCGATTACCGGTCACTCTTTCACCGATTACCCAAAACCTTTTACTTAACAGCATCTCCATCATCCTCCACTATCACATGGCTTTAAAATTCTCCCAGTCTTTCGGCGTGTCGATATCCTGACTACCTTGTGGGAAGGGGATCAAAAATGTATCTCCATGATTGAGAATTGCTTTTGCCCCCTTTTTGTCATCGATTTTCAATATTTGCTTAAAGTATTGCCTGTCAAACAAAGCCGGCACACCCACCGTGCTTCCATAGGATGAAGCCACCAGGGCGTTTCCTCTGTGGTAGGCATCTATCATTGTTTTCAAAAGCTCTCCTGATACAAAGGGCTGGTCGCAGACCATGATAATAACGGCGTTCAGATCGGGATGCTCTTTATGAATTTCATGCAGGCCAAATTTGATCGAATTGCCCATACCTTTGTTCCAGTCGAGGTTAAAGAGGCTTTTGGTCTTGAGATATTTGATCTCTTCACCTATTTCCTGGTAGTGGGCTCCAAGCACGGTAAGTGTAATATCAGAAACATCCAGTGCCGCCTTCACACTTTTTTGAAGCAAAGATTCACCATTGAACCTCAAAAGCTGCTTTGGGCGGCCCAGCCTGGAGGATGAACCTGCTGCAAGAATAATAACTCCAATTTTACTCACACTTGAAGTTAGTAAATAAATCACTTTATCAACTCCCCCAAATTGGGCTATATTGAGCTCTTCTTCTCGATGACCTGATTGATAAAAACCTGCTTAAATACCTGGTCTTCCTTGCCATCACGGTGATGGATCGGGGCATTTCTGTATTTCAGAAAGCCTCCACTCCTGTTGGTAAACTTGGCCTGGATTTCGGTAATAATAGACAGTGCTATCTCCTCCGGGGTCTCAGCTCCGATATCCAAACCTATTGGGCTATGGATCCGGTGTTTGTCTTCTGGCGTTAATTGAAAGTCCTCTGCTTCAAGAGATTCATACATTTTATCTACGCGCTTTTTAGGGCCCAGTATACCAATATAGTTTACCGGTGTGGGAAGAAGCCTCTTTAGCACTTGCAAGTCATATTCATAGTTATGAGACATCAATACCGCCGCCGAATAGGGTTTTATTTTAATTTCCTCGCTGACATGCTCACGTTTGCAAAGCTTTACCTGGTCAGCCAACGGAAACCGGGCCGGGGCAATATGGGCTATGCATTCGTCCGTAACCGTTACCTCCCACCCCATAACCTTGGCAAGGTCAACCACGGGACGAGCGTCAAACCCTGCTCCAAAGATCAACAGATCTATACAAGGCTCAACAATTTCAAAAAGCACCTCCAACTGTCCATTGGCATATGTTTTTATTTCCGGCTTTCTGTTTTCCTGTACCCATAGCAGGTCCTGACTCATTTGTGTTCTCA
This region of Fulvivirga ulvae genomic DNA includes:
- a CDS encoding nucleotidyltransferase family protein; this encodes MSKIGVIILAAGSSSRLGRPKQLLRFNGESLLQKSVKAALDVSDITLTVLGAHYQEIGEEIKYLKTKSLFNLDWNKGMGNSIKFGLHEIHKEHPDLNAVIIMVCDQPFVSGELLKTMIDAYHRGNALVASSYGSTVGVPALFDRQYFKQILKIDDKKGAKAILNHGDTFLIPFPQGSQDIDTPKDWENFKAM
- a CDS encoding XdhC family protein, whose amino-acid sequence is MKEIKNIIAEYHKIDFDKKKAALATVVKVRGSSYRSPGARMLITNDGRWIGSISGGCLEGDALRRAREVMQTGEPQVITYDTTADGDSLGIGLGCNGIIDVLIQAIREDDADNPIKRLESFVNYDNLSVIATVFRTHGTPGVAEQLWIDNNNDVHGDIRDNALRTQMSQDLLWVQENRKPEIKTYANGQLEVLFEIVEPCIDLLIFGAGFDARPVVDLAKVMGWEVTVTDECIAHIAPARFPLADQVKLCKREHVSEEIKIKPYSAAVLMSHNYEYDLQVLKRLLPTPVNYIGILGPKKRVDKMYESLEAEDFQLTPEDKHRIHSPIGLDIGAETPEEIALSIITEIQAKFTNRSGGFLKYRNAPIHHRDGKEDQVFKQVFINQVIEKKSSI